In the Arachis ipaensis cultivar K30076 chromosome B04, Araip1.1, whole genome shotgun sequence genome, CCACCCACACAAGGTTATTTACTACGGTTGGGGCCCAAAACCGCCTCAAGTCAAATTAATTGGAGCGGAGCTTATTTATGCAATAAGAACCGCACCAATTCAACCAATTTGCGGCAATTTGAAAAAATGCCTGCAATTTGTGGCTGCTAAGTcccgtttttcttgtagtgcaagaAATTACCTTTCTTGTTGCATAAGCAATGAAAAGGTGGTGTCAATCGATGGCAATGGCTGCATGAGCATGATGCTTGATCGGACAGTTGAATATTGCTCATTTAAGCCACGAAAGAAGCGAACTACAAATGTGTCATCTCTGTATCCTCGAATTGTGGATGCACATGGACAATTGGTGCCGCAAACGCATGAAGGGATGGGTCAAAAAATTTCGAGTTCCTCCTAAATTCCTCGCAACTTTGTGAAATAGGGTGTAAGTTCCAAATCACGCTGTCTTAATGAGAAGAGGTCTTCTTCGAATTCAGCAATGCAGAACACATCTCCTTGATAGAAGCGCTTTTTGAGTTCTTCCCAAATGCTGTGAGCGACACCGTTCCAAATGACGCTATTGCGTATATCTAGGCTGAGAGAGAGGTGGAGCCAAGAGACTATTACTACAAGGGTATTGCGACGTTCCCAGGCATGATGAGTGGGATCGTTCTCATCCGGCTTTGGAAGGGAGCCATCAACGAAAACAAATTTATTCTTCGATTGCAGAGCTATCTTCATCCATCTTGACCAAGATCCATAGTTCTTGTTATCCAAAGTAACAGGGATGAATGGAGTACCTAGATTCTCGCCAGGATGAAAAAAGAACGGACTTGCAGGATCTGTGATGGGATTTATTGGGGGTTTTGATGTAGCAGCTTGAATGGAATTGACTTGAGCAACTAATTATGCTAGAACATTCAGATCAAGCTGATTCTGAGTCACTGTAATTGGAGGAGCTTGAGGAGTATCCATAATTCCGTgtataagaaaggaagaaggtaTTAATAAATTTGAGAAATTGTATATTCAGAGCTCCCACTTTTGATCCGTTGATTGGAAAATGTGGCTTAGCGTTGGTGATTTTGCTAACCAAAACCAGATCTCATCAAACTCTATTTTAGGGTTCAAGAGAGGAGGAGAGGAATTAGATCGAAGAGAAGAATGGGACAAATTTAGTTTTGGGTTCTTGattttgaaggaaaaaaaaaacgaaaaaaagaaCATGAAAATTGAAGGAGCTAGAGAGGTGTATTCATAAAGGTTGTTACTGCAATCACTCATCGCACCATGTTGAATTTATGAGAATCatcgttgaagaagaagaattgatatAAAGTGAGAGCTGAGATTACATCAGAACCTAAAAGAAGGAGagtaaaattttcttttatatcagaaaataaactaaattttacaaaaaaaaaaaaaaaagaatgaaactcTGATATTAGTTAAACATATAAGCCTAGCAATCCTAACTAATTACACGTGACTTCTAATCTTTTGTGCAAGTTAAGTTTCTATCATAATAATATGCAACactatgtatatgttatatatatcatttttgaatgatttataaaaaGTGTCTTTTACAATATTTATAATTTCATGTGAAGTTAGTTGAACGTTAGATaataaattagttaaatttattaaattatttattggttttcaaatatcaacttcacgtgaagatAGGTAATCGCAAGTAAATTTTTACAGTAATTTATTTGATTGACACAAATACAAAGAATGGATGCCACGTTTTAACTTTTCATCACATTTTAAACAAATTTGACATAAATGCTTTAAGTACCAGAAAATTCTCCTTTATAAAAAAGTGATGGAAGATGAAAAAAAATTGTCTTTTAccacaaaagaaaaatataaacatAGTATATATGAAAGAGTGAGGAAAATATAATCTTTCAATATATAGCCCGGAAATGTTGATttacacaaaataagaaaaacatcATATATTGGTGGTGGATTTGCATCTTTGGCTGGCGAGTCTTTTCTGGAGAATATCGATGAGAATATCACAATAAGTTTGAACATGAACGTTGACCTTGATGATGCCCAAGATCTCAACTTGACCAGGAATATCCAACACAACCGTGAGTGGCAATTGGTTCTTTGTGACATCGTTGAATATCATAGGATGAGACAACAAAGCTGCTGTCATGACAGTTAGGGTTACGTTGAATTTCTTTGTCTCTTTTGGTGCTATCTCTTGAGATGGAATAGGTGCTTCTCCAACCTTAACACCTCTATAGTTGAGAGTTGCACTTGTGTCTGAAATCTTGAATCCAATCTTGTTAGGGTTTTGTACGGTGACGTCAGCGGTCAACGTCACGTTGAAGTCAAACTTTATTTGGAATACGTTGAAGGCAAACTTCATGTTGTCCAAGTTGATGTTGTCCACGTGGATTTTGGGCTCTTGTGGTTTGTACACTGTGAATCCTAGGACAACTAATGTCCCTGCTATTGCTATGAAAATTGAAAGTATGACTAGGGATATTACACACCCTTTTCCNNNNNNNNNNNNNNNNNNNNNNNNNNNNNNNNNNNNNNNNNNNNNNNNNNNNNNNNNATATGAAGAACTTATAGTAGATATTATtatatttgtgtattttttttctcCTTGTATATTTTAGTCTATTTTATGAGTGTAAGTAAATTCTCAAACAGTCAAACCGGAAATAATGTTAAGTAGGTGAATTAAATAAATGAAGTATCATATTGACACACCGTTGTTTTTTTCCACCCAGCTGTGTACTTCAAagtaataaaattattatatataagaTAACATTAGTGTGATTCATCACTAGTATAGCGATGTATGACTGTATGTTTACCCTTTTAgattttattcattaaataacTTATATGAGGACAAAGGAACTAGTATATGCGTGTGTTCAGGAAATTAAACACAAAAGAAAAATAGGGCGAAATCCAAATAACTTGAGAAAAGcaacaaagaaattaaattatattgctttcaaacaagaaaagaaaaagataattaATAACTTAGCTTGTTTCATTGATGTGTATATTATATGAATTGACATGGATCAATATAATACATAATTACATACAAGCTAACATGGGGTTTAGGATTTGTCAAAGTTTCTGAAGATGAAATATACCTAACCCTATGATCATAGTTTCTAATTTCATAGACACATAAATGTATATTACACTTTTTCATTATGAAGCATGCAAATCATAAGCTGAAATAATGAAAAGGAGATATATGTATATTAAATTCAACATATATTACGTATTAATATTCCAATTGCATTATAACGTGCATgatatatgcatgcaactaattaAATCCCTTGTTCAAATTCGAAGCTATGATACTGATAATTTATAAgaagaaaacacaaaattgaATACATTATTATTGCCAAAGAAATTATCATGCATATCCTCAACTTGaagaaaagtaaaaataagaaCGAAAAATGCAGTTATTCATTCATTATTAAAAAGATAATTATCCATATAAAAGAAATCGTAACATATAATTGTAATTTACCTGCGAATCCAAAGTCGCTAGCTGAAACTTTTCTTCCCCAAAAGATGGAAGAATAAAATCATTCAAAATGCAGGTTTTATCatagaaattgaaattgaaatcgtTGCAAAAGGAATTTCGACAAACCCTAAACCTTCAAGGATTCGGTTTACGGTTTGCCAAAACGTTACAACTTCGTCTATTGTTGGTTATTTAAATAACAAGTTAATGTTTAAACCTATAAAAGTCTCCATTAGGTACCCTATGTTCGCTGGAAATGATCACGAGAATAATGTAAATATATCCtttaaactatttttaaaatggagggaaattaaagatcagcacactttttgtgtaattatttttttcaattctaGAGTAAAATTAAATTGTAATCCTTTGACATATGCCTCTGGTTTTTTCCAACTCACGCCAAACaaagattttaatttttatttaatttgtaaatACTTTTAGTCTTGTTTGTTTGCTTgctttttttgtttatatattatacctatttaaatttaattcttaattaaaaatTGATGACCCAAATTAAAGATATGGATATGATATGGTATGGTGATATATGTTTAGTATTTGTTTTCTAAGACGCAAAATTGAGAAAGATATAGTTACATAAATATacctaaaatatatatatttttttccctccaaaatgatgagacaaagatttttttttttttttaaattgagatGCAAATTAGGCTATACTTTTAAACAAGTTTACcaataatattttttcaaaataccAAACCTATCATAAACAATTTAGCattttccttctcttcttcttcgatTGCTGTTACTACCTCTGATCTCAACTTCTTGCCCCCAACCTTTTTTTTCCCATAAATTTAGCTTGTTGCACCATCTATCGCTCCCACTATTAATGATGCCAGAACGTTGTTTGGATTTATCAATTTTGATGAAATTAACAATCTCATTATAAAGACAAAATTTATATTCACTAATTTTGGGTAACGCTAATATAGTAAAATTAGTCATAAACTCATTTTAATGGGTCAAATTAAAGATATAAATTAGATCTCTTACTTCTAAAAGAGTCTAAAGTAAAATAAACAcaaaatttatatcatatttAACTCAACTTCacttgataaataaaaattgtataTACACATTTATAGTAGttagaaagaaaaattttttatggCTTTGAACAATGTAAAACTAATACATAATACAAAGTTTATTATCCTAAACAATATAGAATTACTTGTACTCCATTATTACTACAGTTAACTAATAATATACTTAACCTAATAATTCTACTTGCTCTAATGTCAATTGATTTGTCCAATTTTTACCACCTGACGCAAAACTCTTCTCATTAATATCCTTAGATTTTCAATAAAGACATCTCTCtccccccttctctctctttccttAGATATTTTCAATAAAGACATTTCTCTTTTTCTCCCTTtgtatcactacaagaaaaatactgaATACTGTTGATTTTACCGTTGCAAAGTAGTGGCGAATTTACTGTCGAATTTACTAGCAGTAACGGAATCAAATTCGTAAGGTTAAATAATTACCGACGAATTTTGGTTTTCGACGGTAAGTCCGCCAATAATATTTGGAGGGAAAAAAATGGTGCATCTGGCGAATTTTGGTTTTCGACAATAAATCCGCCGATAATATTTGGAGGAAAAAAATGGTGCGTCCTTTACCATCAGAAAAATCCGATGGTAAACCCAATTAGTGAAACGCTGCATTTTGGTGACCGGCAACGATTTATCGTTGGAGAAATCCGACGGTAACGGAGAGTAAATTCAAATCATGAACCCTTTTCCTCCATCATTCAGGATTCACTCTTTCTCTCACTCAACCACCGTTTCCTCTCCTCTCCCCAACACCACCATCTGTCCCTGCCtacaccaccaccatcatcacaGCCCCTTCTCCGTCGCTGTCAACCCACCCACCGCCAACACcactcccttcttcttcttctccctcttctctcctTGCCACTTCATCATTCACCTTCTGCCTTCTCGAAACTGCCACGCCGCACCACAGGCCCACCACCGCTGCTGCCCAACTTCACCTCTCTCCCTCCTCACGTCTCTACTTGACTTTGCTTCCTACTCGCGTGTCGCTGTGCCTCCCTCTGCTTCTTCTCCGTCTCTGCAACAATAGGtatccattttaatttttttctcaagTTATTCTAATATTTTATATGCTATATTAATTTTAAGTAGTTGATTTATTGatgttattgttgttaattttattgTTGATTAGTTTATGATGCTGATTAGAATATGGCAGTGGTTGAAATATTGAATTGGTTTATGAATTTATTTATGAATATGAATATCCAGTGGTTTTGTTGGTTATGAAAATGCTgagattttgttgattgttgagttGATTTTATATGAATTCATAATGTAAAGAAAAAATTGAATGTATCCCAATTATCCAATGAAATATTTCTTATTTTGAAAATGTGACGTTTTaggaagaaatattattttgagTAAATGTGTTATGTACATTATTAAATTTCTTTATAAattgttttcttatttttaactcgaaaatattttaaaattatcttaGGCGTACTAATTGAGTTGAATTTGAACTTTAAAAAGTGTTTTAATTATTGAACTGAATTACTGAATATTGTTGCTAGAATTGTTTGAAATTGTCTGAATTATGTTGATTCACTGTGTTCTGGTTGGTTTTGCTCTTTGCAGACGTGACGATGGGTAGAAGTGTTGTGGATCAGGCTGCTGGTCGTGGTAGAGAGAGGGCTTCTTTCGGTACCCTCGGAAATTCTGGATCCTCTCGCTCTACTCTGACTACCCCGGTAACGCCACAGGTTGCGGGTTTAATGGACCAGCCGTTCATCATGGCCCCCAACCCCGACTATGTTCCTCCGTCCACAGCAATGACGCTACCTCCAACCGCTCAGCAGCCCGCTGTCACGACGATGCTGCCTCCAGCAACGGAAGCCACGTCCCCGGAGTCCTCTCATGAAAGTGAGGCAGCTGATTTTCCTCCACACCCTCCCATCGTACAGTTGATGATTTGGTCTGATGGCAGCACAGAGTTAGTATCACTTTAAATTTTCTATATTTCCTAATTATTGAATTGTTAAAAGTGTCTGATTATTGATGATAGTTTAGTGAATTTAGGGTTGTAGGTTTGAATGACTGAAAGTGTTTTATGTTTTTTGATTGTTGAATTGTTGAAAATGTCTTATTATTGATGATtctagtttagtggatttagggttGTAAGTTTAAATGGGTGAaagtatttcatgtttcttgATTATTGAATTGTTGAAAGTATCTGATTATTGATTCtggtttagtggatttagggttGTAGATTTGAATGGCTGAAAATGTTTCATGTTTCCTGATTATTGAATTGTTGAAAGTGTTTGTTGTTCATTGATTGTTGACACTTGGTACTATTTAAGTTAATTGTTGATGGAAAGAGTTTGTGGTGCATTCTAGTTATAGATAAAACTCttccaaaatttctataaaaatcttTATATATTATGGTTATTTGCTTCTGAAGTTTTAACTTATATTGACATATTAGTTTGTTTGTAGATTGTTGATAAGTTTGCGCCGAACAATAATGTATGTACTCAGGAGATGACCAACATCATCAAGTTAATGTACGACCATCCCTGACCCAGCTACAAGAAAATCCCTGCTAAGACCAAAGAGCGATGGTTTCAGAAATGGGCggtaattaaatttattttttatagtttcaaatctttttagtgaatttatatcttctattttgattaactaattttaaagtttctttgtGCAGCTGCACTTTATATGGGACACCTCTCACAATGCTCTAATTAGGAAGATCTACGGCCGCCGAATGGGTTGGCGGCTGCAGCAGATGCTGGAGGATGTTCGTGAGGAACGGGACAAGAACCGCGTATACGGACCGGGGTCGTTCTTGGCCACACAGACATCATTGCCTTCTGCGCCGCCTCATCAAGGCCATGGGAACGTCGACGACGAGGACTACCTAGATCTTTAGTTATTAGtgcttcattttattgttttattgtatttatttgatgtacctgacttttaatttatttgaatattttattatttataaatttatcattaatggtgtgaaaaataaatttaaataaaaattaaaattgaccatttgttttacaattttttttttaaaattgacatTACTGTCGAATTTATCGAGGGAATAATCCGACGGCAATAGTACGGAAAACAACATATTGTGGCGGCAGCGTTATCATCAAAAAATTTGCCGGTAACCAAATAGTTTTAATTTTTGAATAGGTAATCTGTCGTAAAATCCGACAGTAATTACTGACAGACAAAAAAATTTCAACGATAAATATTTATCGATGAAGTTTATACCGTCTGATTTATTCCGACGCTAAATCCGATAGTAACTTAATTATCGTTGAATTTTATTCATTTTGCCAACAATATATTTGAGagtaattaatatttttcttgtagtatatTTGTGTTCTATCTCTAGTGATAAGAACTGGAGTGGTATATTTGGTGCTAGTGCAATAGCACGCATGAAGAAAGTTGCTCGTTGCTTACTATTATTATTCGAAGAAGATCT is a window encoding:
- the LOC110271211 gene encoding uncharacterized protein LOC110271211 translates to MKFAFNVFQIKFDFNVTLTADVTVQNPNKIGFKISDTSATLNYRGVKVGEAPIPSQEIAPKETKKFNVTLTVMTAALLSHPMIFNDVTKNQLPLTVVLDIPGQVEILGIIKVNVHVQTYCDILIDILQKRLASQRCKSTTNI